Part of the Henckelia pumila isolate YLH828 chromosome 2, ASM3356847v2, whole genome shotgun sequence genome is shown below.
AATATTTATACGAATTTTCTTGAAGATATCAAGAAACTTAGAATATTGTTCATCCAACGCTTTTTTCTTGAACCGCTGTGGATATGGAAGAATAGATTTTGGCACAGGAATTTTTTCAGACACAACCACAGGATTGCTGGAATTTTTACTCGCAGATTTCTTTAATTCAACTTCAATCTCTTCAACTCGATCTTCATCATCCACTACCTTTGGGTCATTGACCCCAAATTCTTTTTCACTTCTCAGAGTGATGGCTTTGCATTGCTCTATTGGATTCACCTCAGTGTTGCTAGGGAAAGCTCCTCTCTGCTGATTCGTCAAGGCATTCGCAAGTTGACTAATTTGTATTTCAAGATTTTCTATAGAAGCACCCACATTGGTCAAGTGTATCTCCATATTATCAAGCCTATTCTCAGTTCTCTCAAATATTTTTGTTGACTCGGAAATAAAATTACCAACCAAATCCTCCAAAGATGGTCTACCCTCACCCTTTTGATTATTGAACCCCGGtgaaggattcaacacattattattatttgcatatgaaaaattctcatgattgCGAAAACTATGATGATATTGATTTggtacaggattacctcgatagccAGTAAAATTGCGGTTGTTCACATACTAAGCTTGCTCCACACATTCAAATCCACTAGTAGAATTTACGGCTGTCGCCAGTAATGCAGTCTCAGTAGAAACTTGATTCCCTTTGCtcagtgcagccaactgtgtagaaatagcAGACATTTGAGCAGTCAAAGCAGTGAacacatcaacttcatgaattccaaCAGCTTTTCGTATCacagatctctcactcggccaATGATAACTATTAATagtcatttgctcaagcat
Proteins encoded:
- the LOC140877745 gene encoding uncharacterized protein; translation: MEIHLTNVGASIENLEIQISQLANALTNQQRGAFPSNTEVNPIEQCKAITLRSEKEFGVNDPKVVDDEDRVEEIEVELKKSASKNSSNPVVVSEKIPVPKSILPYPQRFKKKALDEQYSKFLDIFKKIRINIPFVDALNKMPQYENFMKDVMSRKRKLKEFEMVKLTEEYNAILQKKLPQKLKDPGSFTIPCIIGGVTVNRELCDLGARIELKSGRDPKVAKKVKKKVKSKMIFEYVWRVKERNKTSNKVTGIG